A region from the Mucilaginibacter sp. CSA2-8R genome encodes:
- a CDS encoding TonB-dependent receptor, translating to MKRFLWLLILCSNIALAQHQIKIAVTDSLTRKPVTDATVAWQGKAIAHNTDTAGVVRFSNITPGSQTFSVSRVGYLKQSFTLIFPLADTTQVYTVSLMPQLQEMEVVIVSSTRTNSRIEDLPMKVEVLGQEEMDEENMIKPGNVASILGDLSVIHVQQTSATTGNTTIRMQGLNGRYTQLLRDGLPLYDGFSGNFGVLSIPPLDLKQIEIIKGSSSTLYGGGAIAGLINFISKAPTTDRDLSFTLNRSTLKESNANGYFSQRFGKFGLTFTAQQTWQTAVDVNKDGFSDVPKINSTILHPRLFYYINNRSQLDAGYAFTHENRLGGDMQVIDNRPDAIHQYSELNQSYRNTFDFHYRNDLDSVNRLTVKGSVSNYNLNNVDEGFAFKGNQLSDYLEVNDLIKLPKQELIIGGNYTGEYFRKNSAVVSPLANYDYHTLGAFVQDGWHINPKFLVEAGLRADHHSRFGWFVLPRIALLYKPVSALSVRLSSGLGYKAPNVFIPETLAGSFATLNPLSSNLTAERSFGVNFDANYHVRLSDEATLDVDQALYYTNINNPLIPVMNADNTTSLNNAGFRINTLGTDTYVRLKIDELELYFGFNHTVAKQALSNRTIYLPFSPQNKISTTIAYEVEGQWRFGVEGSLETNQYINENQRVRNFPFLAAMVERKWGSHVSFVLNCENINDFRQSRYESLYTGTITRPVFKQLWAPIDGRAVNLAMRIKI from the coding sequence ATGAAACGTTTTTTATGGTTGCTTATCCTGTGCAGCAACATCGCCTTAGCTCAACACCAGATTAAAATTGCGGTAACTGACAGCCTTACCCGTAAACCTGTAACCGATGCCACCGTTGCATGGCAGGGCAAAGCCATTGCGCACAATACAGACACGGCAGGAGTGGTACGCTTCTCGAATATCACACCCGGCAGCCAAACGTTTTCGGTAAGCCGGGTAGGTTATCTTAAACAAAGTTTTACATTGATTTTCCCGCTGGCAGATACAACCCAGGTTTATACCGTAAGCCTAATGCCGCAGTTGCAGGAAATGGAGGTGGTCATTGTATCATCCACCCGTACTAATTCGCGCATTGAGGATTTGCCCATGAAAGTAGAGGTGCTGGGGCAAGAGGAGATGGACGAAGAAAATATGATTAAGCCCGGCAATGTGGCCAGCATCCTGGGCGATTTATCGGTGATCCATGTGCAGCAAACATCGGCCACTACGGGCAATACCACCATCCGGATGCAGGGCTTGAATGGCCGCTACACGCAATTACTACGCGATGGTTTGCCGCTGTACGACGGCTTTTCGGGCAACTTCGGCGTGCTGTCTATCCCGCCGCTCGATTTAAAGCAGATTGAAATCATCAAAGGGTCATCATCTACTTTGTACGGTGGCGGTGCCATAGCCGGGTTAATTAACTTCATATCTAAAGCCCCTACCACGGACCGCGATTTGTCGTTCACGCTTAACCGCTCTACGTTAAAAGAGAGCAATGCCAACGGGTATTTTAGTCAGCGTTTTGGTAAGTTTGGATTGACCTTTACCGCCCAGCAAACCTGGCAAACCGCGGTTGATGTAAACAAGGATGGGTTTTCGGATGTGCCGAAGATTAACAGCACCATCTTACATCCCCGCTTGTTTTACTACATTAACAACCGCTCGCAGCTGGATGCCGGCTATGCTTTTACCCATGAGAACCGCCTGGGCGGCGATATGCAGGTAATTGACAACCGCCCTGATGCCATTCATCAGTACAGCGAGCTTAACCAGTCATACCGTAATACTTTTGATTTTCATTACCGCAACGACCTGGACAGCGTTAACCGCCTTACCGTTAAAGGCAGTGTAAGCAATTATAACCTAAACAACGTTGATGAAGGCTTCGCTTTTAAAGGCAACCAGCTTTCTGACTACCTGGAAGTAAACGATCTGATAAAACTGCCCAAACAAGAGCTGATTATTGGCGGTAACTACACCGGCGAGTATTTTAGAAAAAACAGTGCCGTAGTATCACCGTTGGCCAATTACGACTACCACACCCTGGGCGCCTTTGTGCAGGATGGCTGGCACATCAATCCTAAGTTTTTGGTAGAGGCCGGTTTGCGTGCCGACCACCACAGCCGTTTTGGCTGGTTTGTGCTGCCCCGCATAGCCTTGTTGTACAAACCGGTTTCGGCCTTGTCGGTACGCCTGAGCAGTGGTTTGGGTTACAAAGCGCCTAACGTTTTTATTCCCGAAACGCTGGCGGGCAGCTTTGCCACGTTAAATCCGCTAAGTTCAAACTTGACGGCCGAGCGCTCGTTCGGGGTAAATTTTGATGCCAATTACCATGTGCGGTTGAGTGATGAAGCCACGCTGGATGTTGACCAAGCGCTTTATTACACTAATATCAACAATCCGCTCATCCCGGTGATGAATGCCGATAATACCACCTCGTTAAACAACGCCGGTTTTCGCATCAATACCCTGGGTACCGATACTTACGTGAGGTTAAAGATTGACGAATTGGAGCTTTACTTCGGCTTTAACCACACGGTGGCCAAACAGGCCTTGAGCAACCGCACCATTTACCTGCCGTTTAGTCCGCAAAACAAAATATCCACTACCATAGCTTATGAGGTAGAAGGGCAGTGGCGCTTTGGCGTAGAAGGCAGTCTGGAAACTAATCAGTACATCAACGAAAATCAGCGGGTGCGCAACTTTCCATTTCTGGCGGCCATGGTAGAGCGCAAATGGGGTAGCCACGTAAGCTTTGTGCTCAACTGCGAAAACATCAACGATTTCCGCCAGTCGCGCTACGAAAGCCTGTACACTGGTACCATCACCCGCCCCGTATTTAAACAATTATGGGCACCAATAGATGGCCGGGCCGTGAATCTGGCAATGCGGATTAAGATATAA
- a CDS encoding glycosyl hydrolase yields MNSRSRQLTALAIAAFSLSNFTATAQANWPAVTQQAKPWARWWWEGSAVNPKDLAWSLQSYQKAGLGGLEITPIYGVRGHEKEFYPFLSPKWMDMLRYTLQEAKRLDMGIDLANATGWPFGGPWVTDADASKELFWKTYEVKGGGKLAEKIVFVQQPFVRSEAGRRNIDEIKQPISSNTNLQELAIDQVRFEKQLPLTALMAYNDAGEAVNLTGKLNSNGQLDWTAPGGGNWRLYALFQGDHGKMVERAAPGGEGLVIDHFSKPALTHYLARFDEAFKGDKVSGIRSFFNDSYEVDDAQGQGNFTPHLFDEFARRRGYDLRTQLPALFGKSTPELNSRVLYDYRETVSELLLDNFTKPWHEWGKSKGALIRNQSHGSPSNILDLYAAIDIPETEGNDILRFKFATSAAHVSGKPLASSESATWLHDHFLSSLGDVKQSIDKYFVGGVNHVFYHGVNYSPKDASWPGWLFYAAVHFQQTNPFWQHFPALNQYIARCQSFLQQGKASSDVLIYYPLADSFSQTGGTALLKHYDALKPDFNGTGFATAAQHMLSKGYAFDFISDKQIIALQQNGGQLLTGGISYQTILLPDCRYIPLSTLQKVVSLARGGATVIIYKSLPVDVPGYGTLTQRQKEFKALIASLQFKPQSNGTQTANVGKGKLVIADDVTALLTAAGVKRETMTDEGLQFVRRTHASGYNYFISNSGSKAVQAWVPLAVKAASATIFNPMLAQRGLARMRKLTNGNASVYLQLQPGESCIVQTAAKATQGKPYAYYQPAGKVTELNGNWTIRFTDGGPALPPVITTNKLTSWTELGNADTKTFSGIAVYTTTLAKPQGKAAMWQLNLGRVYESAEVYLNGAKLGTLLGPDYSISIPATALKPVNQLEVRVANLMANRIIDMDQKKIPYKIFYNTNFQAHDKANLGADGLFTAANWSPKPSGIVGVVTLTPLVPVGK; encoded by the coding sequence ATGAATTCCAGGTCACGGCAATTAACGGCATTGGCCATTGCGGCCTTTAGTTTATCTAATTTTACGGCAACAGCACAGGCTAACTGGCCGGCAGTTACGCAACAGGCTAAGCCCTGGGCACGCTGGTGGTGGGAAGGTAGTGCCGTTAACCCCAAAGACCTGGCCTGGAGTTTACAGAGCTACCAGAAAGCCGGGCTGGGCGGTCTGGAAATTACACCTATTTACGGCGTACGGGGGCACGAAAAGGAATTTTACCCGTTTTTGTCGCCCAAATGGATGGACATGCTGCGGTATACCTTGCAGGAGGCCAAACGCCTGGATATGGGCATTGATTTAGCCAATGCGACGGGTTGGCCCTTTGGCGGCCCCTGGGTAACCGATGCCGATGCCAGTAAAGAGCTGTTTTGGAAAACCTATGAAGTAAAAGGCGGCGGGAAACTGGCCGAAAAGATAGTTTTTGTGCAACAGCCCTTTGTACGGTCGGAGGCTGGCAGGAGAAATATTGACGAAATAAAGCAGCCCATTAGCAGCAACACCAATTTACAGGAGCTGGCTATTGACCAGGTGAGGTTTGAAAAGCAGCTGCCTCTAACCGCGCTGATGGCTTATAATGATGCTGGAGAGGCGGTAAACTTAACCGGAAAGCTCAACAGCAACGGGCAGCTGGACTGGACGGCCCCAGGCGGCGGCAATTGGCGCCTGTATGCATTATTTCAGGGCGACCATGGCAAAATGGTTGAACGTGCCGCACCGGGTGGCGAAGGCCTGGTGATTGATCATTTTTCGAAACCGGCATTAACGCATTATCTGGCCCGGTTTGATGAAGCGTTTAAAGGCGACAAGGTAAGCGGCATACGCAGCTTTTTCAATGATTCGTACGAGGTAGATGATGCGCAGGGGCAGGGTAATTTTACACCGCACTTGTTTGATGAGTTTGCGCGTCGGCGCGGTTATGATTTACGTACTCAACTGCCAGCTTTATTTGGCAAATCAACCCCTGAGTTAAACAGCCGCGTGCTGTACGACTATCGTGAAACCGTTTCTGAGTTACTGCTTGATAACTTTACCAAGCCGTGGCACGAGTGGGGCAAATCAAAAGGCGCACTCATCCGTAACCAGTCGCACGGGTCGCCATCTAATATATTAGACTTGTATGCCGCTATCGATATTCCGGAAACGGAAGGCAACGATATTTTACGCTTTAAATTTGCCACCTCGGCAGCGCATGTAAGCGGCAAGCCGCTGGCTTCTTCCGAGTCGGCTACCTGGCTGCACGATCACTTTTTGTCATCACTGGGCGATGTCAAGCAATCCATCGATAAATATTTTGTAGGCGGCGTTAACCATGTGTTTTACCACGGGGTCAATTATTCGCCCAAAGATGCTTCGTGGCCCGGCTGGCTGTTTTATGCAGCTGTACACTTTCAGCAAACCAACCCTTTTTGGCAGCACTTTCCGGCGCTCAACCAATATATTGCCCGTTGCCAGTCGTTTTTACAGCAAGGTAAGGCCAGCAGTGATGTGCTGATTTATTACCCTCTGGCCGATAGCTTTTCGCAAACAGGGGGTACGGCATTACTGAAACATTATGATGCTTTAAAACCCGACTTTAACGGCACCGGCTTTGCCACAGCAGCACAGCATATGTTAAGCAAGGGTTATGCTTTTGATTTTATATCCGACAAGCAGATCATCGCACTGCAACAAAATGGCGGCCAACTGCTTACCGGCGGCATCAGCTATCAAACCATACTACTGCCCGATTGCCGGTACATACCGCTCAGTACGCTGCAAAAAGTGGTCAGCTTAGCCCGCGGTGGTGCAACGGTAATTATTTATAAAAGCCTGCCTGTTGATGTACCGGGCTACGGCACACTGACGCAGCGGCAAAAAGAGTTTAAAGCATTGATAGCCTCACTCCAATTTAAACCTCAAAGTAACGGTACCCAAACTGCCAATGTTGGCAAGGGTAAGTTAGTGATAGCTGATGATGTGACCGCGCTGCTTACTGCTGCCGGCGTTAAACGCGAAACCATGACAGACGAGGGTTTGCAGTTTGTGCGCCGCACCCATGCCTCGGGCTATAATTACTTTATCAGTAATTCCGGCAGCAAAGCGGTGCAGGCCTGGGTGCCGCTTGCGGTTAAGGCAGCCTCGGCAACAATATTTAACCCGATGCTGGCGCAACGGGGCCTGGCGCGTATGCGCAAACTAACCAATGGTAATGCCAGCGTTTACCTGCAACTGCAGCCCGGCGAAAGCTGTATTGTACAAACCGCGGCTAAGGCCACGCAGGGTAAGCCGTATGCTTATTACCAGCCTGCGGGCAAGGTCACCGAACTTAACGGCAACTGGACGATTAGATTTACGGACGGCGGCCCTGCCTTGCCGCCGGTAATCACCACCAACAAACTAACATCGTGGACAGAATTAGGCAATGCTGATACCAAAACTTTTTCGGGTATTGCGGTTTACACTACCACCTTAGCCAAACCACAGGGCAAGGCCGCTATGTGGCAGCTTAATTTGGGCAGGGTGTACGAGAGCGCCGAGGTGTACCTTAATGGGGCCAAACTGGGCACGCTGCTGGGGCCCGATTACAGCATCAGCATACCGGCAACGGCCCTTAAGCCTGTCAATCAGCTCGAAGTAAGGGTAGCCAACCTGATGGCCAACCGCATCATTGATATGGATCAAAAGAAAATACCCTATAAAATATTTTATAACACCAACTTCCAGGCGCACGACAAAGCCAACCTGGGTGCCGACGGGCTGTTTACAGCAGCTAACTGGAGCCCCAAGCCGTCAGGTATAGTAGGTGTGGTAACACTCACTCCGTTAGTGCCAGTTGGTAAATAA
- a CDS encoding histidine kinase yields MFRTYQLKWCFTMIGILAIGTLLMRPGSFALVNLWQYVLHIASITLSILICWMIQGYVKQLSLPGYTAYAKALLSIGISMVAALVFNYVISLLVPARFFFPENHLGLGYVDMVRRLVGSFFVAMITYVVYSNIDTNDKLQLTRLENEQFKQAHLRAQLLSLQQQISPHFLFNSLSTLKTITRESDTKNFIVQLSHVYRYLLNFNEHQVTRLADELAFIRSYLYILHQRFESALHVHIEVPEAYNNHLIPPLSIQLLIENAIKHNAFSEDKPLQVTIFTNQNQELVVANNREPLKVPVDSTRLGLTNIADRFRLLFDREVSIQQTDKSFTVTLPLISYERYHH; encoded by the coding sequence ATGTTCCGTACCTATCAATTAAAGTGGTGCTTTACCATGATCGGCATTCTGGCTATTGGAACGCTGCTTATGCGGCCAGGCTCGTTTGCGCTGGTAAATTTGTGGCAATACGTACTGCATATTGCCAGCATTACCCTATCTATCTTAATTTGTTGGATGATACAGGGTTATGTAAAGCAGCTTAGCTTGCCTGGCTACACGGCCTATGCTAAAGCTTTACTGAGCATCGGTATCAGCATGGTGGCTGCATTGGTATTTAATTACGTTATTTCGTTGTTGGTTCCGGCCCGGTTCTTCTTTCCCGAAAACCACCTGGGCTTGGGTTATGTAGATATGGTGAGGCGGCTGGTAGGCTCCTTTTTTGTGGCGATGATTACCTACGTCGTTTACAGCAACATTGATACTAACGATAAATTACAACTTACCCGGCTGGAGAATGAGCAATTTAAACAAGCCCACCTGCGGGCTCAGCTGCTTTCGCTGCAACAACAAATCAGTCCGCATTTTTTGTTTAACTCGCTCAGTACGCTCAAAACCATAACCCGCGAAAGCGATACGAAAAACTTCATCGTGCAGCTATCGCACGTGTACCGCTACCTGCTCAACTTTAACGAGCACCAGGTAACCCGCCTGGCAGACGAACTTGCTTTTATCCGCTCTTACCTGTATATTTTGCACCAACGGTTTGAGAGTGCCCTGCATGTGCATATTGAGGTGCCCGAGGCTTATAACAACCACTTAATACCACCGCTATCAATACAGCTGCTCATCGAAAATGCCATTAAGCACAACGCCTTTTCTGAAGACAAGCCCTTGCAGGTAACCATTTTTACAAACCAAAACCAGGAGCTTGTGGTTGCTAATAACCGCGAGCCTTTAAAAGTGCCGGTAGACAGCACGCGGTTAGGGCTTACCAATATAGCCGACCGTTTCCGTTTGCTTTTTGACCGCGAGGTAAGCATTCAGCAAACCGACAAAAGCTTTACTGTTACGCTACCACTCATTAGCTATGAACGTTATCATCATTGA
- a CDS encoding GDSL-type esterase/lipase family protein, with translation MLAPVMLFAQNAALSNKRLNILTLGDSNGTFPHSWPVQLQTALPNATVYNISKSGRTIGFLNLGDSTLNSLMVIDANLKKAAEATGTRPYDYVILELGTNDAKAIFAGRQQEVPANLEKLIIAIKRSNYPAISKAKILVISPPPYGSKAEATEKYKGGGQRVQAMSTAFAKVARQNHCLFVNGYATPGLDVETMTADGLHLDATGSRKLIEPVVAVITK, from the coding sequence ATGCTTGCACCTGTAATGTTATTTGCTCAAAATGCAGCATTGTCAAATAAGCGGTTAAATATCTTAACCTTGGGCGATAGCAATGGTACCTTTCCGCATAGCTGGCCTGTCCAACTGCAAACGGCGTTGCCCAATGCTACGGTGTACAACATCAGCAAGTCGGGTCGCACGATTGGGTTTTTAAACCTGGGCGACAGCACGCTCAACTCGTTAATGGTAATTGATGCCAATCTGAAAAAAGCCGCCGAGGCCACCGGTACCCGCCCTTATGATTACGTGATCTTAGAATTGGGTACCAACGATGCGAAAGCCATTTTTGCCGGCCGCCAGCAGGAAGTGCCTGCCAACTTGGAAAAGTTAATTATTGCTATAAAGCGTAGTAATTACCCAGCCATCAGCAAAGCAAAAATTCTGGTGATTTCGCCGCCGCCTTATGGCAGCAAGGCTGAGGCTACCGAAAAATATAAAGGCGGCGGGCAGCGGGTACAAGCCATGAGTACCGCTTTTGCCAAAGTTGCGCGGCAAAACCATTGCCTGTTTGTAAACGGTTATGCCACGCCGGGGTTAGACGTAGAAACCATGACGGCCGATGGTTTACACCTGGATGCTACAGGCTCGCGCAAGCTGATTGAGCCGGTAGTGGCCGTCATCACTAAATAG
- a CDS encoding glycoside hydrolase family 28 protein, producing the protein MKKSLLLTAALFMAALSVRSQDYVITKYKVGNDSTQINTKAIQKVIDMAAAKGGGTVVIPKGTYLTGALFFKPKTKLRLLAGARLKGSDNIADYPLIPSRMEGRRLDYYAAVINATNVNGFAITGPGTIDGNGLNYWKTFWAHRDSMKRAGKSSTNLEVHRPRLVFLWGCNNVNIKNVKLQNSGFWTTHLYQCSNVLIDGCDIRSPYQPVPAPSTDGIDIDVCSKVTVRNCYISVNDDAVCIKGGKGPTAHKMPENGPVEDILVENCTFGESHGTLTIGSESIYAQRITLRNCKVNNLCPLLRIKMRPDTYQTFENITVSNITGRCGTLIDLNPWKQFFDLGGSAEKPYGQVHNITFSDINVDCTKFGTIDGNATDKIGNITFKNIKVTADNPALACRYPDVKVENVVANGAPLVIKK; encoded by the coding sequence ATGAAGAAAAGTTTACTGCTAACAGCTGCCCTGTTTATGGCTGCGTTAAGTGTCCGCTCGCAAGATTACGTCATAACCAAATACAAGGTAGGTAACGATAGTACTCAAATTAACACCAAAGCTATTCAAAAAGTAATTGATATGGCGGCGGCTAAAGGCGGCGGTACTGTTGTCATCCCGAAAGGAACCTACCTTACCGGGGCGCTGTTTTTTAAACCCAAAACTAAGCTCCGTTTGTTAGCGGGTGCCAGATTAAAAGGTTCTGATAATATTGCCGACTACCCGCTCATCCCGTCGCGTATGGAAGGGCGGCGGCTGGATTATTATGCAGCGGTGATTAATGCCACTAACGTTAACGGTTTTGCTATTACCGGGCCGGGCACTATTGACGGCAATGGCCTTAATTACTGGAAAACCTTTTGGGCACACCGCGACTCGATGAAACGCGCCGGTAAATCATCAACCAACCTGGAGGTGCACAGGCCGCGGCTGGTATTTTTGTGGGGATGCAATAACGTTAACATCAAAAACGTGAAGCTGCAAAATTCGGGTTTCTGGACTACCCACCTGTACCAGTGCAGCAACGTGCTGATTGATGGCTGCGACATCCGCTCACCCTACCAGCCCGTACCAGCCCCCAGCACTGATGGAATTGATATTGACGTATGTAGTAAAGTTACTGTACGCAACTGCTATATTTCGGTTAATGACGATGCTGTGTGCATCAAAGGCGGCAAAGGCCCAACAGCGCACAAAATGCCCGAGAACGGCCCGGTGGAAGACATCCTGGTGGAGAACTGTACCTTCGGCGAATCGCACGGTACACTTACTATTGGCAGCGAAAGCATCTATGCACAGCGCATTACCCTGCGTAACTGTAAGGTAAACAACCTGTGTCCGCTGCTGCGCATTAAAATGCGGCCTGATACTTATCAAACCTTCGAGAATATCACCGTAAGTAACATCACTGGTCGTTGCGGTACGCTGATTGATTTGAACCCCTGGAAACAGTTTTTTGATTTAGGTGGTAGCGCCGAAAAGCCTTACGGACAGGTACATAACATTACCTTTTCTGACATCAATGTAGACTGTACCAAGTTCGGCACTATCGACGGTAATGCAACCGATAAGATTGGCAACATCACTTTTAAAAACATCAAAGTTACGGCCGACAACCCCGCGCTGGCTTGCCGTTACCCCGATGTTAAGGTAGAAAACGTGGTAGCCAACGGTGCACCTCTGGTGATTAAAAAGTAA
- a CDS encoding LytTR family DNA-binding domain-containing protein: MNVIIIEDEPRTAKDLKATLEALDGDLNVLAILSSVASSVKWFKEHPSPDLIFSDIQLGDGLSFEIFKEIPTVAPIIFCTAYDQYAINAFDANSIDYLLKPIEEDMVERSLQKYHRIKEHYAGGSYSSNLNKALVQIEHAHRQSILVHYREKIIPVKVADICFVHAAAGAVSLHMADNQQYLVQYTIDQLETMLNPDTFFRANRQFIINRHMVQNIEHYFNRRLIVKTQCPVPEKIVVSRLKAQDFLRWLEH, translated from the coding sequence ATGAACGTTATCATCATTGAAGACGAACCCCGAACCGCCAAAGACCTGAAAGCTACGCTGGAGGCTTTAGACGGTGACCTGAATGTACTGGCTATCTTGTCGTCGGTGGCATCGTCGGTTAAATGGTTTAAGGAGCACCCGTCACCCGATCTGATATTTTCGGATATCCAGTTGGGCGATGGTTTGAGCTTTGAGATTTTTAAGGAGATACCAACGGTTGCGCCCATCATCTTTTGCACCGCGTATGACCAGTATGCCATTAACGCTTTTGATGCTAATAGTATTGATTACCTGCTTAAACCTATTGAAGAAGATATGGTTGAGCGCAGTTTGCAAAAGTATCATCGTATAAAAGAGCACTATGCGGGCGGCAGCTACAGCAGCAATTTAAACAAGGCGCTTGTACAGATAGAGCATGCGCACAGGCAATCCATCCTGGTGCATTACCGCGAAAAAATCATCCCTGTTAAGGTGGCCGACATTTGTTTTGTGCACGCCGCTGCCGGTGCCGTATCGCTTCACATGGCCGACAACCAGCAGTACCTGGTGCAGTATACCATTGACCAGCTGGAAACCATGCTAAACCCCGATACGTTTTTTAGAGCCAACCGGCAGTTTATCATCAACCGCCATATGGTGCAAAACATTGAGCATTATTTTAACCGCAGGCTCATTGTTAAAACCCAATGCCCCGTGCCCGAAAAAATTGTGGTAAGCCGTCTTAAGGCACAGGATTTTTTGCGCTGGCTGGAGCATTAA
- a CDS encoding amine oxidase: MAGYECSDKLNLYRQRVDLLQATGHLQLMDADYQLLQPFGIKTVREGIRWSVVEKVPYQYDWSAVEVMLQRGQKNGIQQIWDICHFGFPDGLDPFSPDFTDRFVALCRAFVIFYRSQLPHETLIVTPINEVSYLSWLGGENCGTAPYCNGRGWDVKYYLMKAYVAGVAAMRAIDPTIRILTTEPLVNMVPPLNPTPEEINEALIEHELQYQSVDMLCGNICPELGGKPEFLDILGFNFYYNNQWVIGQQDFLPWANLEPDPRWRPLSDLLQEAYERYGRPMVITETSHSGIDRPHWINFISQEVQLLLTAGLPLWGVCLYPIIDRPDWDNLNYWHHSGLWDQLTTVPGTHERILHQPYAAALKNAVALTDGLLLSDGQIAR; encoded by the coding sequence ATGGCCGGATACGAATGTTCGGACAAACTAAACCTATACCGCCAGCGGGTTGATTTATTACAAGCCACCGGCCACCTGCAGTTAATGGATGCCGATTACCAGCTACTGCAGCCCTTTGGTATTAAAACTGTACGCGAGGGCATCCGCTGGAGCGTGGTAGAAAAAGTGCCTTACCAGTATGATTGGTCGGCCGTAGAGGTGATGCTGCAAAGAGGCCAAAAAAATGGAATTCAGCAAATCTGGGATATCTGCCATTTCGGTTTTCCGGACGGCTTAGATCCGTTCAGCCCCGATTTTACCGATCGTTTTGTGGCGCTATGCCGTGCGTTTGTTATTTTTTACCGATCGCAGTTGCCGCATGAAACCTTAATAGTGACGCCTATAAACGAGGTAAGCTATTTATCATGGTTGGGCGGCGAAAATTGTGGTACCGCACCGTATTGTAATGGCCGGGGCTGGGACGTGAAATATTACTTAATGAAAGCTTATGTTGCAGGGGTGGCAGCGATGCGCGCTATAGACCCTACCATCCGTATCCTGACTACCGAGCCTCTGGTAAACATGGTGCCGCCGCTTAACCCAACGCCCGAAGAAATAAACGAAGCCCTGATTGAGCACGAACTGCAATACCAATCGGTAGATATGCTTTGCGGAAACATTTGCCCCGAGCTGGGCGGCAAGCCTGAGTTCCTGGATATTTTAGGGTTTAATTTTTACTATAACAACCAATGGGTTATAGGTCAGCAAGATTTTTTGCCCTGGGCTAACCTGGAGCCAGACCCACGATGGAGGCCATTAAGTGATTTACTGCAAGAGGCTTATGAACGTTATGGCAGGCCAATGGTGATTACCGAAACCAGCCACTCGGGTATTGACCGGCCCCATTGGATTAATTTTATATCGCAAGAGGTGCAGCTATTGCTAACGGCAGGTTTGCCGCTTTGGGGCGTATGTTTGTACCCCATTATTGACCGGCCCGATTGGGATAATCTTAATTACTGGCACCACTCGGGCCTGTGGGACCAGCTTACCACAGTGCCTGGCACACACGAGCGAATATTGCATCAGCCCTATGCCGCTGCGCTTAAAAATGCGGTTGCGTTAACGGATGGGTTGTTGTTGAGTGATGGACAAATTGCCAGGTAA